The Salegentibacter mishustinae genomic interval TGAATTTCTTTTTCTTGTTAGGTTTGCAATTTTTAAGAATTTCGATAGCCTCGGTATAACTTACTCTTTTAAAATTGTTATCTATTACAAAGTGAAGTTTTTCCATTAAGCCCATTCCACTACGGTCTGCTTTTGGCTTGGCTTCCTCTTCAGTTTTGAAACGCTTGTCTAGAAATTCAAGATCGTCCTTGCAGTTTTCTAGAATATATTTCAATACATATTTTATAAAATCTTCGGCTAAATCCATGTTGCCATCAAGGTCGCAGAAAGCAACTTCTGGCTCTATCATCCAGAATTCAGCTAAATGACGCGAAGTATTGGAATTTTCGGCTCTAAAAGTAGGTCCGAAGGTATAAATCTGCCCAAGTCCCATTGCGTAAGCTTCTCCTTCTAATTGTCCCGAAACGGTTAAATTGGTTTCTTTTCCGAAGAAATCTTCACTAAAATCAATACTGCCGTCTTCTTTCTTTGGTGGGTTTTCCATGTCTAAAGCACTCACCCTAAACATTTCGCCGGCTCCTTCGGCATCACTTCCGGTAATAATTGGTGTGTTTACATAGTGGAAGTTATTTTGCTGAAAATAACTGTGCACAGCAAAAGACAGTTTAGAACGTACACGCATAATGGCGCCAAAAGTATTGGTGCGTACTCTTAAATGAGCCTGTTCTCTCAGTTTTTCAAGACTATGGCGTTTTGGCGAAAGAATGGTAAGTTTTACCTCTTCTGGATTCGCATCTCCAAGAATTTTAAATT includes:
- the asnS gene encoding asparagine--tRNA ligase encodes the protein MIQAKIAEILDSNQFLQEFEVNGWVRSFRSNRFIALNDGSTINNLQCVIDFENFDQDELKRITVSSAISVKGTLVESQGNQQRVEIEVKEFKILGDANPEEVKLTILSPKRHSLEKLREQAHLRVRTNTFGAIMRVRSKLSFAVHSYFQQNNFHYVNTPIITGSDAEGAGEMFRVSALDMENPPKKEDGSIDFSEDFFGKETNLTVSGQLEGEAYAMGLGQIYTFGPTFRAENSNTSRHLAEFWMIEPEVAFCDLDGNMDLAEDFIKYVLKYILENCKDDLEFLDKRFKTEEEAKPKADRSGMGLMEKLHFVIDNNFKRVSYTEAIEILKNCKPNKKKKFNYIIEEWGADLQSEHERFLVEKHFKCPVILFDYPANIKAFYMRLNEDGNTVRAMDILFPGIGEIVGGSQREERLDVLKSKMKELDIDEKELWWYLDTRKFGTCVHSGFGLGFERLVQFVTGMGNIRDVIPFPRTPQNAEF